The genome window GAGGGGGAAAATCAACACAATAGGGAAACCCCACTAATGAGAATAattatcttttttgtgtgtgtgtgtgcgcgcgcgcgtgtgcgtgcgtgcgtgagagagagagagagagagagaaagagagagattgtagAATAAGCAAACAGAATTTATCTCAAGGAACCTGCAAAATTATGTCGAACAGCCAAGAGAAAGCAGACTGAACTTCTACTATGGTTTTACCACATTTTACAAAACTATTTTTTACATAATACAGGGAGCGTGAGGCCAGAATCAAGAGGAAGATGAAGGCAAATGAATGTGAGGCCACTGTGGGGGAAAATGGTAAGAGAAGCACACTCTCCATATTTCACGAATGGAGAATTTCCCAAATCTAATCCCCCTGAGGCTCACCAGATGACAATACTGCCCCCTTCCATATAATCTGCTTTTCGCTATTTTCCCAACTTTCTATTGCTTCCCCCCAGCCCATTCTCAGTGTAGGAAATGCCTCTGGTAAGGTTCTGTTATCGGCAATAAGAGCTTCAAGgtgaaatatgctggtatttatAGTCAAATGCTGCTTATGTTCAGCCTTGCACACGCCACTGCAGTTACACTCCtcaataatctttttaaaattaattggcCCTCAAGCTAAAAGAGTTGCCACACCCTTGTCTTATTCTGTTGCTTAACCATTCCTCTAGGCTgtatctcttcctctctcttaaAGCATAAACAAAGAAAGGTTAAGTACATGAATCATGTGGATTTAGACTCCATTCATAACTTCAGTTAGCTATTCACAGCCTACGAATCCTTCTGTTACCCTTCATAAAGCCACTTGTACATACATGCACAATGAACTGCTTCCCACTCATGGCTTGACCTTTCCTATTGCGCCACTTAATCTCATTGCTCTTCCCCAGGTCTTAGAACTCATTAAAATCATCCTTCCATTTCATGGTCTTTCAAACGTTATCTCTTATAACTGATGTTTTTCGCCAATATAATCCCATTCTACCCTCATACCATAAACATGCTGAAAGGGCCCTTACCCTGAGGTCAGGTAATAAAATCTCCCTCATTTcagaaatttttttcttttaaacctgTTATTTGAGATTCTTAAAAGCTCtacttgttgtttgttgtttagttgttaagtcgtatccaactcttcgtgaccccatggaccagagcacaccaggccctcctgtcttccactgcctcccagagttgggtcaaattcattttggtagcttcgatgacactgtccatccaatcttgtcctctgtcgtccccttctcctcttgccttcacactttcccaacatcaggagcttttccagggagtcttatcttctcatgagatggccaaagaattgcagccttagcttcaggatctgtccttccagtgaacactcagggttggtttcctttaaaatggataggtttgttctccttgcagtcaagagtctctcaagagtctcctccagcaccacaattcaaaagcatcagttctttggtggtcagccttctttatggtccagctctcacttccatacttcgctactggaaaaaccatagttttgactatgcagacctttgtcggcaaggtgatgtccctgctttttaagatgctatcgaggtttgtcatcactttcctcccaagaagcaggtatctcttaatttcgtggctgctgtcaccatctgcagtgatcatggagcccaagatcaCTACCTTcatatcttctgcttctatttgccaggaggtgataggggcagtggccatgatcttagtttttttgatgttgagtttcagaccatttttggtgttctcctctttcaccctaattgagaggttctttaattcctcctcactttctgccatcagagtggtatcgtctgcatatctgaggttgttgatatttcttccagcagtcttaattccagtttgggattcctctagtccagcctttctcattatgtattctgcatataagttaaataagcagggggacaatatacagcgttgttatactcctttcccaatttcgaactaatcatttgttccatatccagttctaactgttgcttcctgtcccacatatagatttctcaggaggtaggtaaggtggtcaggcactcccatttctttaacgacttgccatagtttgctgtggcccatacaatcaaaggcttttgcataggctttctccataatccagtgcatgttagctcTACATTCTTACCAAACAGTCCCACCTGTATATGCCAAGCTTCTCCTAAGAATGCTTAGTGTATCAATATCTTTCTCACATGTAATTGTCTCCCTTCTTTTATAACCTTCTGGTCTTTCATTTTCCCCTAGACAGCAAGAAAGGTCCCTGTGATTCTACCCTGACAGAAGAGACGCCTCTGGAGCAACAACAGCCGTCTGGGATTCCGCAACCTTCCTGCTCCTTCTATCCTCCAACAGGGACCAATCCCAGTGGCGCTGAGGCTTATGTGCAGCATCCAGCTGCATTCCACGGTTTGCGAGGAGCATCATCCCCCTACAGCAGGTAAGTAACAATAAAACCTAGCCAGTCATATCACATTCCTTACTGGTCAATAACTTGACCAATTTAGTTAATAAAAATCTTCCAGCTCCATAACATAAACAGTTCGTAGTTGGATAGAAATTACAGTCAGAACCCTGTAAGTGATTTAGGCTTGCATGAGGGAAACTGAGTATGTTGCAGCAACAAATTATTGTCATCAACCAGGTGCTGTTTGCAATCCTGGTAACACAACCCCAGCATTAATGAGTGGTGATTTGTCAACACAACATATGCACTTTCCGTTATACAAGCCTAAATTTCCAATACAATTCTGGCCTATGCTTCTTTGGATGGCTAAAGAACCTAATCTTAGGGTAAAGCCATGTATATTATTTTAcaggatttatttaaaatataacttttatattttataaaatatacaCTATTTTAGCTATAAAATATAAACTATTTTACAGATAAATAGCTATATTATAGCTATGAAGACATCAGGCTTACAGTATAAACACTTCCTTATCATGATTAACAAAATAAAGCCATATAAAGAGGTACTAGTGAGATTTCCTTTATTTGTAGAATTGTTCAAGTTTCCTACCAAACCAAGTACAACTATATCTTTCACAGACAACTGAAAACATCTCTGGAAGTTTCATTGGAAGCAGTGTGCTTAGACACATGAATACTTAtggaaaataaaaactagttttaCATGTGctaaatatttctgaaataaataaaataaaataacatactaGCATAGCTACTTGCTAGATTATCTTTTCAACCCTGAAAGTATAGTTCAGGCAgtaggcatttttaaaagaacacctTTCTAATTATATGTATAAATAATGATAGgtggctaaatccaattgttagcccCAAATTGAGTTAACCCACTGAATAAACAGGACTTATATCAACAATTATGTGAACTGTTGATTCAGTCACCTCTAATTTGCACTCACAGTTGGATTTAGCCCAAATTATGTACCAtcacattgttcatttaaaaacattcttcTAAAAGATCGATGATTGTCCAAATAAAACTTGGGAATTTTCAGCTGCCTATATTAGGTATGAAGATAGATCACTTCCACAAATAAATTATAGCACTTTTTATTGCCTATTCTAGATTATCCTGTGGAGGAGAGGGTATTGGCTAGTACCTGTCTTGCCTCCTATTTAATATTGATAATACATGACATgaatgaaaaacccacaaaagtgATGTACACAGAAAATCTGAGAGGTCTCTGCAAGAAGACAGTTGTACAGATACACAGCAAGTAGGGACACCTAGGCACTTATGCAAAAGGGGACCATCTGCATTTTTACAGTATTGGACTTACCTATGTCTCTATCTGCAGCCCAGGCCAAGAAGCAGCAGCTCCTCCATCTTCCCCCACTGCCAAGTCATCTCCTGATCAAGCAGATTTCAGAACAATGCTCCCAACAAGCTGGAATGGCCTGGATATTATTCCTTTCCTTGGAAATGCAGAACCACCAGatgcctcctcctttcctcctttcaaaTTCAGCTTCACACCCTACCCACCTCCTCCTCATGTGTATGGACCTCCCACTGGCTACCCAAGCTCACAGCCACCTATGCTCTAACACCTGCTCCTCCCACAAAACCTGGATGCCTGTCCCTCCCCACCCAAAAGtattcttttctattttgtttgcAATGTTTCAttatgacttctgttttcttgaTTCCTGTCTGTTTGTGGAAGGGCAGTGGCAAACATGTTTGTATCCTACTTATCTTATGATTAAATCCTTTTAAGGCTTCTCTTTTATTGTACATTTGTCTTCTTTTATGATAATGCAAGCAAGCTACAGCACTTAATTTTCACTGTAATGTTCTACTTCGGGTTTTTTTCttctagaggaaaaaaaataaaacaaactgttTGTATTTAGTTACACttgagattattttaaaaattagtttgagACATCTCATCAAGAGTGTTTCAAGTAATTTAGGGCAAAGGTTTTCAATTGCAGtacagtttgctttgcttttatttaacaCATTATTTTGGGATTAGAAGCAATAATGGGTAGTGCTTGCAGTGGTATGTATGGGTTCAGCAAGACCTATaattagaaaatattttctaTATTAGAAAATAAGTCTAATACCATTACCACATAATCACTAATACTTTAGATACCATGTTATACATACAAGACAGATTCCATGTGGCATCACTGGAGGCCATGAAGATGCTCataaattttggttgttgtggatttttcgggctcttcggtcatgttctgaaggttgttcttcctgacgtttcaccatctctgtggccggcatcttctggcCGGAATAGGaatctgtccatgctctgttggtgtttgttggatagtatttacagctgtgggaactatccaacaaacaccaacagagcatggacagagttcctactccagtcctctgaagatgccggccacagagactggcgaaacgtcaggaagaacaaccttcagaacacggccaaagagcccaaaaaaaccacaacaaccatcagatcccgaccatgaaagcctttgcgaatacactgATAAATTTTGTTTGAACTCTATACATTTATTATAAGACATAGTTTCTGTCTTCTGTAATTCTACAGGGGACAGAAACTATGCCCTACAATAAATGTATAGTACTAATTTTCCCATCCTTTGCAAGAACCAGACTAGTCATGGTTATAACAGGGAAATGAATGAGGGAAACATATTTGTGCAGATCAGACCAGACATTTCTGCAGCACTCAACACACACCTTGATTGCATACTGTGTGGAAACAGAAATATACAGTCACAAAGTGCCAATTTTTTCTTAGTTTTATTAGAATTTTTTATCTAAAAGTtgtaaataggaaaaaaatcaaaatgaaaacaaaataaaattagagCAAGACAGATCATGGGTGGGTGATAGGAAAAGTGGCAGGAAGTCCCCTCTCCCCTTTTAATTCTAAATAGATATTTGGGCTGAATACCTTTTCACAGAAATAAACAGAAGGGGATGAGGAATTTTGAGTCAGATGGGATTTGAATATACCATCCCCACAGGGGGTAGGATATCAAGAGGGAGATAAGACAGAGTACATGCCCCATTGGTCAAATTAATTAGCAAGATATGGTCCCCACtcaaggagaaaaggggcaggaaGGAGAACCAGGATACAGAACTaccaataaaataattaataaatccaGCAGATTTAAGTGGGTTCTGCAGCACATTTGTACCTCCACTGACCTGAAGGGCTACTACTTTTTGAAAGATTATGACCTTCCGGTATAGTGAAGTGGAAACAGTCTAGTTCTCCATTGGCCAAAATGTTTTTAAGGAGGTATGCGGAATCAAAAGCTGGTGGCACACAGGAACCCCTTTCCTAAGCTAGACCACTCTATTACATACAGTTTAAGCAGACTAAACATGAAGTGCTAAGAAACCAGCATTTCAGATCTTCCAGCAACCCTAAAGAGAAAGGCCCTAACCACTTCCTGTTTGCTGCTTCACAGTTATATAATGGCACCAAAACCATAGAGTTCTAAGAGCAACTGACCAGAAAAGAGTTTAACCAATAAGCACCTAAGTGAAACAGAAGCAgagatctaatcttgagattttGCCCTCCTAACAGCTTCAGATGTTCTCTGGCCACTGATGTCTCCTTATTTCCAAGTCCAGTTCTACCACATTAATTCTCCACTGACAATTTCCAGTCCTCCTAACAACAGGAAAATGCTGAAGACAGCTGGGCAAGGAAGTAGTTAGCCATTCTGCCACAAAAGCCAGAGAACCCTGAAGATCTACAGATTTAATCtctctttctgctttgttttactTTTCCATGGAGTGATTTGGGAGAAATTTGTTCCAGGTTCCTCCAACGACCAGAATTCCCAAGCAGCATTTTAGGTGAAGAATACATAGGGCAGCCGTGAGGGGACTGGCTAGGATTCAGTACGGTGGAAGAAGATGCCCAATACAGTCTAAAGAGTCCAGAACTGAGGGTTTATTGggcaggtgggggaagggaagggagaccgGGCATGGGGAGAAGAGACCTGAACCTTGCCAAAAACTTGAAAGAGGCTGCCCATCCCAGCCAAGATAGAAAACAGAAGCCGCACAGGGGGAGATGAGAGATGGATTCACAGGAAGTAGTCCGCAACCGGTTTCTTAGATGGGATGCCCCGGGTTTCTTGAGGAGCTGCTTCAAAGATGATAAATTCTTTCTGGAGATGTTCATCCAGTTCCAATATGGCTGCCACATTCCCACAGCTGCAcatggaggagaggaaaaaaagggacaGCATGTCTCAATTATTCTATCATGCTTCCGGGTAACCACCCCCTAAAAGCTATCGGTTGTCTGGCATTCCTTCTGTATTAAACACAACTTGAGCTGAAACAGCCCAAGGTTGGAAATAGCTATTTCTACACATAACCCTTCTATCTCCTCACCGGTAGCAGTAGTTGGGAGCCGACCATACGGTAAGAACTGTCTCATTGAAGTGCCACTTGTACCCCTCCATGACCAGCTGATGTGCTCGACAAATCATGTCAATGTCATTTGCTGCGTTGAACTGGGCCACCACATCACTGCCGAATAAGTAGCCAGCACCTCGAGGGCTAACCCCCCAGCCTGTAGTGTCTGTAAAGGCGGAACAGCACATTGTGTGACACAAAGGAATGAAGTACGAGATATCATCCAAGAGAAAATCATATGCACATCTGACAAGCATTCAAGATAAACCTTAACAGCAGTGAAAGGACATGCATAATACAAGTTAGACCAGTATGATTTTTGTAAAAAGTTTTCCTGTTCCAATACTGTTCCAAAAACAGCTATTCCACTTCTCTTTCTACTACTAATTCCTTTCAATGAGAACTGAGAAACAGGGAAAGAAGAAATATCTGACCTCTTTCAGCAGGAAACTAGAACTCTATTATTTCACTTGCTGGCTGCAATCCTGTAGTGCAATTTTgcgctgcataaggctgatgacatcattagctaTGGcgattttcaaaaatgaaagacTCCCTCTGTCTAGTGGTCCACAGTGGCTTCCCCACAACAAAAGGTATCCTACAGAAGTCTTTGAACCTTTATGGGATGGGGGAGAAACAGAATTTTCTTTCATTCCTGAAAAACTGCCACAGCTGATGATGCTGTCAGTCTTATGCAGTATAAAGttgtacaataggatttcagccactgtatcagTGATTGCATATCAAATTTGTAAAAGTAGTACGGCTGTTTGCCCTTCATTAACAAATTCCCCAATCCACTTCTCTGTGGTAGGTGCAGGACCCCACCCCCGCCACCCCGCGCACCGctttcggaagcctcctggggctttttcagcagtgaacatgcacctctgaaagccccgctttgccgcGGGGATGGCGCGGGGGTTGGCGGTCCTGCACCTACCACAGAGAAGTGGATTGGGGACTCCGTAATATTCTTGTTACTCCGTAATATTCTTGTGGTTTTTCTTTTGAACTAATTATTCATAAGGTCATATCAAATTTGATAGACACCTATACGCAACTGCCAGTGTCTATTCAGGTTCTACTACAATTCTAAATCAGAATTTAAGACATAACACCCTTCTACTCATACTAATGTGAGCTCTCCTTAATACAACCTAACATTACACTCTTTATAGAAGAACAGCTATCCACGTGATATCTTATACTGAAATGTTGCACAACTCTACAAATGCACCAATCTCACTCTACTCTCACAACTATACCTTCAGGGTCAGACCAAAGAAGATCACACATGGGGCCATCATGAGGAACCTCTTGTTTGCGATCTATCGTTCGTATCTGATCCAGCGTCTGGATGGATGGGGATAATCCACCATGGACACAGAAAATCTACAACACAGAAAGATACGTGTACTTGgaaagctgaacatcaaaactCTAGGGCCAAACAGCACTCTTAGGTTCATGCTCCTTCCCTCCAATAAACTTATTCTGAAATTCTTACTGTTGCCTTCACAGTTTGTTGACATCAGTGAGCTCAATCCCCATTCCATCTTCATTAAGCATCACATGTACTGATTGTGCTATTTGAAGTACTTGCACATAAAGACTCACCTTCCCATCAATAATGGCAGAGAGGCTGAGGTAGTCAAAGATCTCAGTGCAATAGCGCCACACAGTGACAGAGCCATATTTCCTCAGGCATTCATCATAAAAGCCATATACTTGAGTGATCTGTCTGCTTTCATGGTTGCCACGAATCAGGGTGATTCGGTCAGGGTAGCGGACCTATGTGAAGAAATGGATCAAACCAGGTGGGGCCAGATACTAAAGCTCAATACATCAGACCCAGGGCATCTCTGAGAAGTTTATAGAGTCTGTATCAGCAGAACCAACTATACCTAAAGCTAAAATAGAGGATTTTAAAATTTACTGAGGGAGCGTCCTAACCTTGAGTGCTAGCAATAGCAAGAATGTTTCGACACTGTAGAATCCACGGTCAACAAAGTCTCCCATGAACAGATAGTTGGTCTCAGGCACATCACCTCCCAcctgtagcaaaaagaaaaaggaagcaaggTACTTGTCTATGGGAGCTTGAAAACAACACAAGAAGAGTGTGGAACTATATGAGTGCTGTACTCACCCTGAAAAGTTCTTTAAGATCATAGAATTGGCCATGGATATCTCCACAGACCTAGAAAAAAGAGTTGCATCAGGgattggagaaagaaaaaggcatgcAGCTATTGTTATCATCATCCCATTCCCAAGATACTATACCCCCCATAATCCCAACTCACTGTTACTGGGGAATCTACTCTCTGGACATTGCTTTCTTCCACCAAGATCTCTCTGTTAAAGAAGGGGGGAAGAGATGTGTCATATTCAGTCACTGTTCTGCATAATCTCCTACATTTCACAGTTTGAGCATTGCTGTTTTTAAGAGAAGTCTGCCAACATTCACCTGGCCTTGGCACAAAGGGCTTTGACCTCACTCTCTTTGATGAGTTCACAGCGCCGCAGCTGTTCAATCTGACGGTCCAGGTCACTGATTTCAGCCATCTTGCCCCCTGAAAAGAGAGAATTTAACCATTAAAAAACATTCCTTATGTAACTTTTATCAAAAGGATTCCAAGGCAGAGCACAGAAGTACAAACTGCAgtcaattaattaaaaattaagggTAAATAAAAATTCATAAAGACATGCAATTTTGACAATGCACAAGAGGAAGCTAGAAAGAACCTCCCAAAAATGTCCCTCTCAGAAGCAGGTAAAATCCACTGAAAAAAGAGACTCCAATCGTCTGTTGAAGATTAACTACCCAATCattccaaaggaaaaaaggaatatCTAGACAAGTAGAGCTAATGGTAAACAGGAGAACGTCATTACATCTAGGATTGAAAACATGTTACCCTGCAGAAGTCACGCAATCTCCATCTCCCTCACCATCAGCTATATTAAGTTGTTTCACACAGTAGATCTATATTTTTGAAGACTATTCCCATCAGACTTACCTTTTAGGGAAACAAATTGTTATCTGTTTTACTGAAGGCGAGTGGGAGAAGAATAAAGCATTGAGATGGTGTCACAATAACAAAGAAAACAGACCACCCTTTTAGTAGgcacttcctttccccctttcccctggCTACCCAGCAGCACTAGAATGGAGGTACGGTACACTCGAAGCATCCCATCCCACTCAAGAATCCAGGCCTCTATCAA of Pogona vitticeps strain Pit_001003342236 chromosome 6, PviZW2.1, whole genome shotgun sequence contains these proteins:
- the PPP4C gene encoding serine/threonine-protein phosphatase 4 catalytic subunit; the protein is MAEISDLDRQIEQLRRCELIKESEVKALCAKAREILVEESNVQRVDSPVTVCGDIHGQFYDLKELFRVGGDVPETNYLFMGDFVDRGFYSVETFLLLLALKVRYPDRITLIRGNHESRQITQVYGFYDECLRKYGSVTVWRYCTEIFDYLSLSAIIDGKIFCVHGGLSPSIQTLDQIRTIDRKQEVPHDGPMCDLLWSDPEDTTGWGVSPRGAGYLFGSDVVAQFNAANDIDMICRAHQLVMEGYKWHFNETVLTVWSAPNYCYRCGNVAAILELDEHLQKEFIIFEAAPQETRGIPSKKPVADYFL